From the Candidatus Kapaibacterium sp. genome, the window TCAGTCGGGGGAGTAGTCTATCCTTGCAAAGACGCTCGAATGTCGCCCGAAAATTTTAAAGTATTTTATCCGCAATGGACGGATTTCGCTAATTATATAGACCCTAAATTTTCGTCAACTTTTTGGAAAAGAGTAACAAAGGAATAAATATGAAAACAGTATTAATTTATGGTGCAACATCTGCAATAGCTCAAGCTGCAGCCGTTAATTTCGCGCAAGATAAATGGAAATTATTGCTCGTCGCAAAAAACGAGAATAAATTAAATGATTTATCAAACGACTTGAAAACACGTTATTCGGCAAATGTCGCTACATTTTATTTCGATGCACTTGACGAGGCAACATATCAAAAATCCTTCAATGAAGCACTTGCAAGTGCCGGCTCGATTGATGCCGTTTTGATAGCACACGGCACATTGCCCGAGCAAGAGAAAATCGCGGGCAATTTGGATGCAATCAATCGTGAAATCGTCGCTAACGGAGTTTCTGTGATTAATTTGGCAACAATTGCCGCAAATTATTTCGAGCCTTTAGGTAAAGGAATGATTGCAGTGATAAGTAGCGTGGCAGGAGACCGTGGCAGACAAAGCAACTACATTTACGGTGCTGCTAAAGGCTTTGTCAGCACTTATTTCCAAGGTTTACGCAATCGAATGTTCCATAAGGGCGTATCTGTACTGACTATCAAGCCCGGATTTGTGGATTCGCCAATGACTTCACATTTGCCGAAAAACTTTCTTTTCGCATCATCCGCAGCTGTCGGCAAAAGAATTTTCGAAGCTATGAAATCCGGTAAATCTGGTTCGATATATGTTCCGGGATATTGGAGGTTAATCATGTGCATTGTAAAATCCATCCCCGAATCTCTTTTTATGAAATTGAAGATGTGATTTGATTTTGGGTCAATTTGGCGGATAAGTCAAAGATTTCGGCACGTTGAATCGAAACGGCTAAGTCTGTTTCGTACATTTAAGCCGGATTATTGATGCAACTAGGCATCTTACTTTGAATGGACGATGGTTAAATAGAATGATGAATATACAATCTCAACGCTGTGTTTGAGCTGCTGTAGTTTTCGTAATATTTATAATCGCCGTAACGTTCATATAAAAGGAATTCTAAACCGAGTGCAGTTTTTCGGGACAAGTGTAGATTGATTCCGGTATTAAGCAAACCGACGAACTCATTTCCTTCTGCACCGGCTATTGTATAAATCCAATATCTTTTATAGTTGGAATAGACTTCGCCCAAATCATAGAAGCTAAATTTTATTCCGATACTTCCGCTTGCGCCGGGACCAAGATTATACTCTTTCCCTTCTTCAACTGTATATTGAGAATTTGTGCCGCCCAGTAATATTGCCGATAGACTTATATTATTCTCCATCGTTAGTGAATTTGAAAGTAGAACGCGGTTGATTAATTGCCCTGTAGCACTCGTGGCGGTTAATTTATATACATTATTTATAAATAAATCGATTTCTTTGTATAGACCGATTATATTATCGGTGTTGTCAAAAAGTTTAAGTTTACTGTCTGTGATAACCCCGCTTGCAAATATTCCGACTATTTCATTTCCTTCGGCAATATTAACTTCAGTGTGAAGTGAAATATAGTCGAACGGTTTTGTGTGTTTATCAACATCAAACCGATCGCTATAATTAAGATTTGCTCTAAGAGATAAGTATGTTTTGCTTTCATTAATGTTTTTACTGAAAAACACGGTATGAACCCCGGTAGAAGCAATCAGTTTGAAATCGGGTCTTATATTCGGTGAACCCGATTTCCACATATCACCTCGTATTAGACGATTAAAACCCAGCATAGGATTAATTACGGTTGACGTAAACTCACGTAAGAATCTTTCAAATCCGGTTGAACTTTCATCTATAATTAAGTTTGAAACACGATATGATATTTCGCCTAAAGTTATTCCGCTGAAAGAAGTTGTAATTAGATCGTTATAAGAAGGAGGCTCGTTTTCCATAAAAAGCTCCCACATTAAACTTCCGCCGAATGTATATGGGGCGGACTCCCAAAAGCTCAATCCGTTAGAACGTGCGGCATTAAAATAATTTGCACCATGAAATGGATGAAGAAATTGATTCATTAAAAAATGATCTTCATCCGAAACAAACCCGGTCTTAAAATTATCTTTAATTGTTCTCCAACTGATTTTAGCAAAATCTTGGTCGAAGATATATGTGTTAACGGCACCGAGAGAAAGATTTAGCCCGATAATTTCAACAGCAGGGAGCAGATAATTTTTCTCGGCTTGTGAAGTTTCTATTGTTTGTTCACTATTAGAACTTTCCGAATAAACCACCAAAGCTGAAAGTAAATTTTGATTATTATCTTGTGCTAATATGTCTTGAGAAATGCAGAACAGACTTATTATCACAAGAAAATTAACGGTCAGCTTATAAATATCTTTTTTCATTTTTAGTTATCCTTCAATCAAATTCATTATAGTTCTGTGAGCTTTTTGAATATTGTGCATTTCGGAATGAAGTAATCGCTTTTACTGTCACTTGAAACTCGCTTCACTTTTTTATGAGCTGGAAGATAAATCCACTGGTCGTGGTCTTTACCCTCATTATCATAACTCCAATTCATAAATGACATGTTTCTCACATCAGCCGTAGAAAGAAAAGACATAATGCTCTTTTCTTCTTGCCGTAATCTTTGCTGAATATCTGAGTTTCATTTTAGAACTCCTCTTTTTTAATCTCTTTTTCAATAATGCTAAGTAATTTTTTTGTAATATCGTCGGTTAGTTTTTCATTGGAGAAAGAGATAACTTTACCCGTCGCATCTACCACAATTATGTTTGGATTATCTTTGGACAAATTCCATCCCTTT encodes:
- a CDS encoding SDR family oxidoreductase translates to MKTVLIYGATSAIAQAAAVNFAQDKWKLLLVAKNENKLNDLSNDLKTRYSANVATFYFDALDEATYQKSFNEALASAGSIDAVLIAHGTLPEQEKIAGNLDAINREIVANGVSVINLATIAANYFEPLGKGMIAVISSVAGDRGRQSNYIYGAAKGFVSTYFQGLRNRMFHKGVSVLTIKPGFVDSPMTSHLPKNFLFASSAAVGKRIFEAMKSGKSGSIYVPGYWRLIMCIVKSIPESLFMKLKM
- a CDS encoding DUF3943 domain-containing protein, which gives rise to MKKDIYKLTVNFLVIISLFCISQDILAQDNNQNLLSALVVYSESSNSEQTIETSQAEKNYLLPAVEIIGLNLSLGAVNTYIFDQDFAKISWRTIKDNFKTGFVSDEDHFLMNQFLHPFHGANYFNAARSNGLSFWESAPYTFGGSLMWELFMENEPPSYNDLITTSFSGITLGEISYRVSNLIIDESSTGFERFLREFTSTVINPMLGFNRLIRGDMWKSGSPNIRPDFKLIASTGVHTVFFSKNINESKTYLSLRANLNYSDRFDVDKHTKPFDYISLHTEVNIAEGNEIVGIFASGVITDSKLKLFDNTDNIIGLYKEIDLFINNVYKLTATSATGQLINRVLLSNSLTMENNISLSAILLGGTNSQYTVEEGKEYNLGPGASGSIGIKFSFYDLGEVYSNYKRYWIYTIAGAEGNEFVGLLNTGINLHLSRKTALGLEFLLYERYGDYKYYENYSSSNTALRLYIHHSI
- a CDS encoding outer membrane lipoprotein-sorting protein; the encoded protein is MSFLSTADVRNMSFMNWSYDNEGKDHDQWIYLPAHKKVKRVSSDSKSDYFIPKCTIFKKLTEL